One Kitasatospora sp. MAP12-44 DNA segment encodes these proteins:
- a CDS encoding SDR family oxidoreductase, with protein sequence MNQLEGKTALVTGGTSGIGLATARRFAEEGAHVFVTGRRQAELDQAVTSIGHGAVGVRGDVSDLTDLDALYAQIAQRGRGLDVLFANAGGGSFATLEELDAEHFDQTFAINVRGTVFTVQKALPLLNEGASVILSGSTAATSGTPAFGVYAATKAAIRSFGRTWAVELAGRSVRVNVIVPGPTETAGLRGLAGDAAQADGLMAQLGGGVPLGRVARPDEIASAVLFLASDQSSFVTGSELFADGGEEQQ encoded by the coding sequence ATGAACCAGCTTGAAGGCAAGACGGCCCTTGTGACCGGCGGCACGTCCGGGATCGGGCTCGCGACGGCCCGGCGCTTCGCCGAGGAGGGCGCCCACGTGTTCGTCACCGGCCGCCGCCAAGCCGAGCTCGATCAGGCGGTCACTTCGATCGGCCACGGCGCGGTCGGCGTCCGCGGCGACGTGTCCGACCTGACCGATCTCGATGCGCTCTACGCGCAGATCGCTCAACGCGGTCGCGGCTTGGATGTCCTGTTTGCCAACGCCGGCGGTGGGTCGTTCGCGACGCTCGAAGAACTGGACGCCGAGCACTTCGACCAGACCTTCGCCATCAATGTCCGGGGCACGGTGTTCACCGTGCAGAAGGCTCTGCCGCTGCTGAACGAGGGCGCCTCGGTCATCCTGTCCGGCTCGACCGCCGCCACCAGCGGCACTCCCGCCTTCGGCGTCTACGCCGCGACCAAGGCCGCTATCCGATCGTTCGGACGGACGTGGGCGGTGGAGCTGGCCGGCCGAAGCGTGCGGGTCAACGTGATCGTGCCCGGCCCCACCGAGACCGCCGGCTTGCGCGGCTTGGCCGGCGACGCAGCCCAGGCCGATGGACTCATGGCTCAACTGGGTGGCGGAGTGCCGTTGGGACGAGTCGCCCGCCCCGACGAGATCGCCAGCGCCGTGCTGTTTCTCGCCTCCGACCAGAGCAGCTTCGTCACCGGCAGCGAACTCTTCGCCGACGGCGGCGAAGAACAGCAGTAG
- a CDS encoding MarR family winged helix-turn-helix transcriptional regulator, translating into MPRKRPAPEPVTGWLDEEQQRAWLAYIKVQLRLVYEMNRQLQADSRMSLADWDVLTALGASESASLTVTALAAQIGWERSRLSHHAKRMASRGLVELATADSDRRATEVRLTAEGRVTLERAAPGHVELIKRLFFGGMPRELLDPLSTALESVYANLLAHGSLPPPDNFHADGAAVDAARGAGDGTGAEARPASRS; encoded by the coding sequence ATGCCCCGCAAGCGGCCCGCACCCGAGCCCGTCACAGGATGGCTCGACGAGGAGCAACAACGGGCGTGGCTGGCCTACATCAAGGTCCAGCTGCGGCTGGTCTACGAGATGAACCGACAGCTACAGGCCGACAGCCGCATGTCCCTCGCCGACTGGGACGTACTCACCGCGCTCGGCGCAAGCGAATCCGCGAGCCTGACCGTCACCGCCCTCGCCGCCCAGATCGGCTGGGAGAGAAGCCGACTGTCCCACCACGCGAAGCGGATGGCGAGCCGAGGACTGGTCGAACTTGCGACCGCCGACTCCGACCGGCGAGCCACCGAGGTCCGCCTGACCGCCGAGGGCCGCGTCACCCTCGAACGGGCCGCCCCCGGCCACGTCGAGCTGATCAAGCGGCTGTTCTTCGGTGGAATGCCCCGCGAACTGCTGGACCCACTGAGCACCGCGCTGGAATCCGTGTATGCGAACCTCCTCGCACACGGATCGCTCCCCCCACCAGACAACTTCCACGCAGATGGTGCCGCCGTCGATGCTGCGCGCGGCGCCGGCGATGGCACGGGCGCCGAAGCGCGGCCGGCGTCGCGGTCGTGA
- a CDS encoding DoxX family membrane protein — protein sequence MNTGLLLLRLVAGLLVAGHGVQKVSFHLGGRGLAGGTEEFRGDGFRGGVFTALTAGGTQIGAGLLLAAGLLTPLAAAGVMGVMTVALTVKRPHGLWVQNDGFEYPLVLVTIGAALSATGPGRWSLDASLGLLPWPAWWLPVAVLAGVGGGLATRLVLHRR from the coding sequence GTGAACACAGGTCTCCTGCTGCTCCGGCTGGTCGCCGGCCTGCTGGTCGCGGGGCACGGGGTCCAGAAGGTCAGCTTCCACCTGGGCGGGCGGGGGCTGGCAGGGGGCACCGAGGAGTTCCGCGGCGACGGCTTCCGTGGCGGGGTGTTCACCGCGCTCACCGCGGGAGGCACCCAGATCGGGGCCGGACTGCTGCTCGCGGCAGGCCTGCTCACGCCGCTGGCCGCCGCGGGGGTGATGGGTGTGATGACGGTGGCGCTGACCGTCAAGCGGCCGCACGGGCTGTGGGTGCAGAACGACGGGTTCGAGTACCCGCTGGTGCTGGTCACGATCGGCGCGGCGCTGTCCGCCACGGGACCCGGCCGCTGGTCACTCGACGCCTCGCTCGGACTGCTGCCCTGGCCCGCCTGGTGGCTGCCGGTGGCCGTCCTGGCCGGCGTGGGCGGCGGACTCGCCACCCGCCTCGTCCTGCACCGGCGTTGA
- a CDS encoding hydrolase: MVDFDFVHATPSSDLLTPDNSMMLFVDHQPQMFFGTGSGDRTAIINATVGLAKAARVFDVPVVLSTVAAESFSGPLLPQLKAVFPEHEVVDRTSMNAWEDAALVEAVKATGRSKIILSGLWTEVCLVLPALSALDQGYEVYVVTDASGGVSPLAHEHAIQRMTAAGAVPVTWVQVLLELQRDWARTETYLPVMDVVKEHAGAYGLGVVYAQTMINEHAAG, from the coding sequence ATGGTCGACTTCGACTTCGTGCACGCCACTCCCAGCTCCGACCTGCTGACACCGGACAACTCGATGATGCTGTTCGTCGACCACCAGCCGCAGATGTTCTTCGGCACGGGCAGTGGCGACCGCACGGCGATCATCAACGCCACCGTCGGTCTGGCCAAGGCCGCCCGGGTCTTCGACGTCCCGGTGGTGCTGTCCACGGTGGCCGCCGAGTCCTTCTCCGGCCCGCTCCTGCCCCAGCTGAAGGCGGTCTTCCCCGAGCACGAGGTGGTCGACCGGACGTCGATGAACGCCTGGGAGGACGCGGCCCTGGTCGAGGCGGTCAAGGCCACCGGTCGCAGCAAGATCATCCTTTCCGGCCTGTGGACCGAGGTCTGCCTGGTGCTGCCCGCCCTGTCGGCGCTGGACCAGGGCTACGAGGTCTACGTGGTCACGGATGCTTCGGGCGGCGTCAGCCCGCTGGCCCATGAGCACGCCATCCAGCGGATGACGGCAGCCGGCGCGGTGCCGGTGACCTGGGTCCAGGTGCTGCTGGAGCTGCAGCGCGACTGGGCCCGCACCGAGACCTACCTGCCGGTCATGGACGTGGTCAAGGAGCACGCCGGCGCCTACGGCCTGGGTGTGGTCTACGCGCAGACCATGATCAACGAGCACGCGGCCGGCTGA
- a CDS encoding alpha/beta hydrolase, with protein MPFITVGVENSHAIDLYYEDHGSGRPVVLIHGWPLNGASWEKQVAALLAAGNRVITYDRRGFGASDKPAFGYDYDTFAADLDAVLTHLDLRDVVLVGFSMGTGEVTRYLGSYGSERVAKAVMLGVVPPFLLRTDDNPDGVDGIVFEEIQGAIRTDRPAFLAGFFADFYNVDVLGGERVSDQVVQYSWNVGVSASAKATLDCVPAWLTDFRADLPRIDVPVLIIHGDADRTLPLRSTAIPLSRSIEGARLVVLEGAPHGLIWTHADEVNKELLAFIGD; from the coding sequence ATGCCCTTCATCACGGTCGGCGTAGAGAACTCCCACGCCATCGACCTCTACTACGAGGACCACGGCTCCGGCCGGCCCGTGGTGCTGATCCACGGCTGGCCGCTGAACGGTGCCTCCTGGGAGAAGCAGGTGGCCGCGCTGCTCGCCGCCGGCAACCGCGTGATCACCTACGACCGCCGCGGGTTCGGCGCCTCCGACAAGCCGGCCTTCGGTTACGACTACGACACCTTCGCGGCCGACCTCGACGCCGTGCTGACCCACCTCGATCTGCGGGACGTGGTCCTGGTGGGCTTCTCCATGGGCACCGGAGAGGTCACCCGCTACCTCGGCAGCTACGGCTCCGAGCGCGTCGCCAAGGCGGTGATGCTGGGCGTGGTACCGCCGTTCCTGCTACGCACCGACGACAACCCCGACGGCGTGGACGGCATCGTCTTCGAGGAGATCCAGGGCGCCATCCGCACCGACCGCCCCGCCTTCCTCGCGGGCTTCTTCGCCGACTTCTACAACGTCGACGTGCTCGGCGGCGAGCGGGTGAGCGACCAGGTGGTGCAGTACAGCTGGAACGTCGGCGTCTCCGCGTCCGCCAAGGCCACCCTGGACTGCGTCCCGGCCTGGCTCACCGACTTCCGCGCCGACCTCCCCAGGATCGACGTCCCCGTGCTGATCATCCACGGCGACGCGGACCGCACCCTGCCGCTGCGCTCGACCGCGATCCCGCTCTCCCGGAGCATCGAGGGCGCCCGCCTGGTGGTGCTGGAGGGTGCCCCGCACGGGCTGATCTGGACGCACGCCGACGAGGTCAACAAGGAACTCCTCGCCTTCATCGGCGACTGA
- a CDS encoding amidohydrolase, translating to MSSMPVAGIRAGHPDQPADLVVRNARVYTGDPSRPRASAVAIREGLITAVGDDADVIAQIGPQTRVVDALGRRAVPGLNDSHLHVIRGGLNYVLELRWDGVPTLRQALAMLRAQAERTPPGQWVRVVGGWSADQFAERRLPTLSELNTAAPDTPVFVLHLYQSALMNRAALRAAGFDRDTPDPAGGQIVRGHDGQPTGMLLAAPGALLLYSTLAKAPMLDEAERVISTRHFLHELNRFGLTSAIDAAGGFQSFPENYGTVLELAQRGELTLRIAYHLFPQTAGQELDDLARWVATVRPGDGDEWLRLNGAGENLTWAAADFENFTEPRPELGPYEAGFEQAVRLLMEHGWGFRLHASYDETIRRDLAVFEKLAAEGLFPGGNRWLFDHAETVSPASLDRIAALGGALSVQNRMSFQGEAFVRRYGTAAAAEAPPVRAMLERGLTVGAGTDATRVSSYNPWVALHWLVSGRAVSGRTLRPTANRLSREEALELYTLGGARLTGEQEVKGRLRVGCYADLAVLSADYLAVDEADIPHIESVLTVVGGRIVHSAQEHEGLAPELPAVVPLWSPVTRFGGYQATPAPSRTGVRQAERVVEAAAASDEQREWRQARGLLVPGQGGPALDDPCFG from the coding sequence ATGTCCAGCATGCCAGTTGCCGGGATCCGCGCCGGCCACCCCGACCAACCCGCCGACCTGGTGGTACGCAACGCCAGGGTGTACACCGGCGACCCGTCGCGCCCGCGGGCGAGCGCGGTCGCGATCCGCGAGGGCCTGATCACCGCCGTCGGAGACGACGCGGACGTCATAGCGCAGATCGGCCCGCAGACCCGCGTCGTCGACGCGCTCGGGCGACGCGCCGTCCCCGGCCTGAACGACTCGCACCTGCACGTCATCCGGGGCGGCCTCAACTACGTGCTGGAGCTGCGCTGGGACGGCGTGCCGACGCTGCGTCAGGCGCTGGCCATGCTCCGCGCCCAGGCCGAGCGCACCCCGCCCGGCCAGTGGGTACGGGTGGTCGGCGGCTGGTCCGCGGACCAGTTCGCCGAGCGCCGGCTGCCCACCCTGAGCGAGCTGAACACCGCCGCTCCCGACACCCCCGTCTTCGTCCTGCACCTGTACCAGTCGGCGCTGATGAACCGGGCGGCCCTGCGGGCCGCCGGGTTCGACCGCGACACCCCCGACCCGGCGGGCGGCCAGATCGTGCGCGGCCACGACGGGCAGCCGACCGGCATGCTGCTGGCCGCCCCCGGCGCCCTGCTGCTGTACTCCACGCTGGCGAAGGCGCCGATGCTGGACGAGGCCGAAAGGGTCATCTCCACCCGGCACTTCCTGCACGAGCTCAACCGCTTCGGGCTCACCTCGGCGATCGACGCGGCCGGCGGCTTCCAGAGCTTCCCGGAGAACTACGGCACCGTCCTGGAGCTCGCGCAGAGGGGCGAGTTGACGCTGCGGATCGCCTACCACCTCTTCCCGCAGACCGCCGGACAGGAGCTGGACGACCTGGCGCGCTGGGTGGCCACCGTCCGCCCCGGGGACGGCGACGAGTGGCTGCGGCTGAACGGCGCCGGGGAGAACCTCACCTGGGCAGCCGCGGACTTCGAGAACTTCACCGAGCCGCGCCCCGAACTCGGGCCGTACGAGGCCGGGTTCGAGCAGGCTGTGCGGCTGCTGATGGAACACGGCTGGGGCTTTCGGCTGCACGCCAGCTACGACGAGACGATCCGCCGCGACCTGGCCGTCTTCGAGAAGCTCGCCGCCGAGGGCCTCTTCCCGGGCGGCAACCGCTGGCTCTTCGACCACGCCGAGACCGTCTCCCCCGCCAGCCTGGACCGGATCGCCGCGCTCGGCGGCGCCCTCTCGGTGCAGAACCGGATGTCCTTCCAGGGCGAGGCGTTCGTACGCCGCTACGGCACGGCGGCGGCAGCCGAGGCGCCGCCGGTGCGGGCGATGCTGGAACGCGGGCTGACGGTCGGCGCGGGCACCGACGCCACCCGGGTCTCCTCCTACAACCCGTGGGTCGCGCTGCACTGGCTGGTCTCCGGACGCGCCGTCAGCGGACGCACGCTCCGCCCGACGGCCAACCGGCTCAGCCGCGAGGAGGCCCTGGAGCTGTACACCCTGGGCGGCGCCCGGCTCACCGGCGAGCAGGAGGTCAAGGGCCGGCTGCGGGTGGGCTGCTACGCCGACCTCGCGGTGCTCAGCGCCGACTACCTGGCGGTGGACGAGGCCGACATCCCGCACATCGAGTCCGTGCTCACCGTGGTCGGCGGCCGCATCGTGCACAGCGCCCAGGAGCACGAGGGGCTCGCCCCCGAGCTGCCGGCCGTGGTTCCGCTGTGGAGCCCGGTGACGCGCTTCGGCGGCTACCAGGCCACCCCCGCGCCCAGCCGCACCGGCGTCCGCCAGGCCGAGCGGGTGGTCGAGGCGGCAGCCGCCTCCGACGAGCAGCGCGAGTGGCGGCAGGCGCGCGGACTCCTGGTCCCCGGCCAGGGCGGGCCGGCCCTCGACGACCCCTGCTTCGGCTGA
- a CDS encoding YoaK family protein gives MTTPQSESTVAAAQVRDRHPLALALFALTAVSGLIDAVSYLGLGHVFTANMTGNVVVVAFALVGTPGFSIAGSLTSLTAFLLGSVLAGRLALRHRDSRREHWLRTALLAETALQAAATAIAFTAGGQARQEALIALLAVAMGLRNGTVRKLGVPDLTTTVLTLTLTGIAADSSLAGGANPRLGRRLYAVLAMLAGAAPGAALVIHGHLAWALEASTLLVAAIAIGYRERN, from the coding sequence ATGACGACCCCCCAGTCCGAGAGCACCGTGGCCGCCGCGCAGGTCCGCGACCGCCACCCGCTGGCCCTGGCCCTGTTCGCGCTGACCGCAGTGAGCGGCCTGATCGACGCGGTGAGCTACCTGGGGCTCGGCCACGTGTTCACCGCGAACATGACCGGTAACGTCGTCGTGGTCGCCTTCGCCCTGGTCGGCACACCCGGCTTCTCGATCGCGGGCTCGCTCACCTCGCTCACCGCCTTCCTGCTGGGCTCGGTCCTGGCCGGCCGCCTCGCGCTGCGACACCGCGACAGCCGCCGGGAGCACTGGCTGCGCACCGCGCTGCTGGCCGAAACGGCGCTGCAAGCGGCGGCGACCGCCATCGCGTTCACCGCGGGCGGCCAGGCGCGGCAGGAGGCACTGATCGCGCTGCTGGCCGTCGCCATGGGCCTGCGCAACGGCACCGTCCGCAAGTTGGGCGTACCGGACCTGACCACGACCGTGCTCACCCTGACCCTGACCGGCATCGCCGCGGACTCCTCGCTGGCCGGCGGCGCCAACCCCCGCCTGGGCCGGCGCCTCTACGCGGTCCTGGCCATGCTCGCGGGCGCCGCTCCCGGAGCCGCGCTCGTCATCCACGGACACCTCGCCTGGGCCCTGGAGGCCAGCACACTCCTGGTCGCCGCGATCGCGATCGGCTACCGCGAACGCAACTGA
- a CDS encoding glyoxalase, protein MSMRPSLRLLTAVTAATALAFATAPSAPAAPSTGRPGIAVGPQYDSTHVYVAPGTMDSFISSWESTFGGTNTTQVLADVTPTPSLTKSELVLSPVGTLSVFDYQTPIPYPFGVERTGWLVTDLDRGVQKAEKDGANTVVTPFADPIGRDAIVQFPGGIDAQLYWHTKAPSYPALASVPENRLYVPGSAIRQFLPTYLAFTGGTVVSDDKHAPGAELDLPGTTYRRIRISSPFGDTSVAVTDGHLPYPFGRETTGYAVTDLNATLAKARAAGATVLWGPSASPQRDSAMVQFPGGYIAELHDGGPRS, encoded by the coding sequence ATGTCCATGCGCCCCTCACTGCGCCTGCTGACGGCGGTCACCGCCGCCACCGCGCTGGCCTTCGCCACCGCTCCGTCAGCCCCTGCGGCGCCCAGCACCGGACGCCCCGGCATCGCCGTCGGCCCCCAGTACGACTCGACACACGTCTACGTGGCACCCGGCACGATGGACTCGTTCATCAGCAGTTGGGAGTCGACCTTCGGCGGCACCAACACCACGCAGGTCCTCGCCGATGTCACCCCGACCCCGAGCCTGACCAAGTCCGAGCTGGTCCTCTCCCCGGTCGGCACGCTGTCCGTCTTCGACTACCAGACGCCCATCCCCTACCCCTTCGGCGTCGAACGCACCGGCTGGCTCGTCACGGACCTGGACCGCGGCGTCCAGAAGGCCGAGAAGGACGGGGCGAACACGGTCGTCACGCCGTTCGCCGATCCGATCGGCCGTGACGCGATCGTGCAGTTCCCCGGCGGCATCGACGCGCAGCTGTACTGGCACACCAAGGCGCCCTCGTACCCGGCGCTCGCGTCCGTGCCAGAGAACCGCCTGTACGTGCCGGGCAGCGCGATCCGCCAGTTCCTCCCCACGTACCTGGCCTTCACCGGCGGCACGGTGGTCTCCGACGACAAGCACGCACCGGGCGCCGAACTCGACCTGCCCGGCACCACCTACCGGCGGATCCGGATCAGCTCACCGTTCGGCGACACCTCCGTCGCGGTCACCGACGGGCACCTGCCCTACCCCTTCGGACGCGAGACCACCGGCTACGCGGTGACCGACCTCAACGCCACCCTGGCCAAGGCCCGGGCCGCCGGCGCGACCGTCCTGTGGGGGCCGTCCGCCTCCCCGCAGCGCGACAGCGCGATGGTGCAGTTCCCCGGCGGCTACATCGCCGAGCTCCACGACGGCGGCCCGCGGTCGTAA
- a CDS encoding LLM class flavin-dependent oxidoreductase, whose amino-acid sequence MQFGIFSVGDVTADPTTGRTPSEHERIKAITAIALKAEEVGLDVFATGEHHNPPFVPSSPTTLLGWIAARTERIILSTATTLITTNDPVKIAEDYAMLQHLADGRVDLMMGRGNTGPVYPWFGQDIRQGIPLAIENYALLQELWREETVDWSGRFRTPLQSFTATPRPLDGVPPFVWHGSIRSPEIAEQAAYYGDGFFANHIFWPKEHFQKLINLYRERYAHYGHGTPEQAIVGLGGQVFMRRNSQDAVREFRPYFDNAPVYGHGPSLEEFTEQTPLTVGSPQEVIEKTLTFRETFGDYQRQLFLMDHAGLPLKTVLEQLDLLGEEVVPVLRKEFAKGRPAIVPDGPTHTARVAAAATALEVAK is encoded by the coding sequence ATGCAGTTTGGAATATTCAGCGTCGGCGATGTGACCGCCGACCCCACCACCGGGCGAACCCCGAGCGAGCACGAGCGGATCAAGGCCATCACCGCCATCGCGCTCAAGGCGGAGGAGGTCGGTCTGGACGTCTTCGCGACCGGTGAGCACCACAACCCGCCGTTCGTACCGTCCTCGCCGACCACCCTGCTCGGCTGGATCGCCGCCCGCACCGAGCGGATCATCCTCTCCACCGCCACCACGCTGATCACCACCAACGACCCGGTGAAGATCGCCGAGGACTACGCGATGCTCCAGCACTTGGCGGACGGTCGGGTCGACCTGATGATGGGCCGCGGCAACACCGGCCCGGTGTACCCCTGGTTCGGCCAGGACATCCGCCAGGGCATTCCGCTCGCGATCGAGAACTACGCGCTGCTGCAAGAGCTCTGGCGCGAGGAGACAGTGGACTGGTCGGGCCGCTTCCGCACTCCGCTGCAGTCCTTCACCGCCACCCCGCGCCCGCTGGACGGCGTGCCGCCATTCGTCTGGCACGGCTCGATACGCTCCCCAGAGATCGCCGAGCAGGCCGCCTACTACGGCGACGGGTTCTTCGCCAATCACATCTTCTGGCCCAAGGAGCACTTCCAGAAGCTGATCAACCTCTACCGCGAGCGCTACGCCCACTACGGCCACGGCACCCCCGAGCAGGCCATCGTCGGCCTCGGCGGGCAGGTGTTCATGCGCCGCAACTCCCAGGACGCCGTACGGGAGTTCAGGCCGTACTTCGACAACGCGCCGGTGTACGGGCACGGACCGTCGCTGGAGGAGTTCACCGAGCAGACCCCGCTGACCGTCGGCAGCCCGCAGGAGGTCATCGAGAAGACGCTGACCTTCCGGGAGACCTTCGGCGACTACCAGCGCCAGCTCTTCCTGATGGACCACGCCGGCCTGCCGCTGAAGACCGTCCTGGAGCAGCTCGACCTGCTCGGCGAGGAGGTCGTCCCGGTGCTGCGCAAGGAGTTCGCCAAGGGCCGCCCGGCGATCGTCCCCGACGGCCCCACCCACACCGCGCGGGTCGCCGCGGCCGCCACGGCGCTGGAGGTGGCCAAGTGA
- a CDS encoding FMN reductase — MTSLSLVVVAAGLSVPSSTRLLADRIADGTVRQLRYSGREVDLRVIELRDLAREIADNLVTGFPGPALREAIEAVTAADGLIAVTPIFSASYSGLFKSFVDVIDKDALTGCPVLVAATGGTARHSLALEHAMRPLFAYLRAVVAPTAVYAASEDWGSAGDASGGLAARIARAAGELADLMTGRPVPARTTAETVVPFAEQLAALSVGRP; from the coding sequence GTGACGTCCCTGAGCCTGGTGGTGGTCGCGGCCGGGCTCTCGGTGCCGTCGTCGACCCGGCTGCTGGCCGACCGGATCGCCGACGGCACCGTCCGCCAGCTGCGCTACAGCGGACGGGAGGTCGACCTCCGCGTGATCGAACTGCGTGATCTGGCACGGGAGATCGCCGACAACCTGGTCACCGGATTCCCGGGGCCCGCGTTGCGCGAGGCGATCGAGGCGGTCACCGCAGCAGACGGACTGATCGCCGTGACGCCGATCTTCAGCGCCTCGTACAGCGGACTCTTCAAGTCCTTCGTGGACGTGATCGACAAGGACGCGCTCACCGGCTGTCCGGTGCTCGTCGCCGCCACCGGCGGAACGGCCCGGCATTCCCTTGCCCTGGAGCACGCCATGCGACCGCTGTTCGCCTATCTGCGGGCCGTGGTGGCGCCCACCGCCGTCTACGCGGCCTCCGAGGACTGGGGCTCGGCCGGGGATGCGAGCGGCGGCCTGGCCGCCCGGATCGCCCGGGCGGCAGGCGAGTTGGCCGATCTCATGACCGGCCGGCCGGTGCCCGCGCGCACCACGGCCGAGACGGTCGTCCCGTTCGCGGAGCAGCTCGCGGCGCTCTCCGTCGGCCGTCCGTGA
- a CDS encoding GNAT family N-acetyltransferase produces the protein MTSSVVDNPDRSRFEITEDGELAGFAEYFRHENEIAFIHTEIDPAFAGRGLAGTLARAALDAAREQGADVLPYCPFIRGWLGKHPEYVDLVPQSQRTRFGL, from the coding sequence ATGACCAGCAGCGTCGTGGACAACCCCGACCGGTCACGGTTCGAGATCACCGAGGACGGTGAACTCGCCGGCTTCGCCGAGTACTTCCGGCACGAGAACGAGATCGCCTTCATCCACACCGAGATCGACCCCGCCTTCGCCGGCCGTGGCCTGGCCGGCACCCTGGCCCGCGCCGCCCTCGACGCCGCCCGGGAGCAGGGCGCGGACGTGCTCCCATACTGCCCCTTCATCCGAGGCTGGCTGGGCAAGCACCCGGAGTACGTCGACCTGGTGCCCCAGTCCCAGCGCACCCGCTTCGGCCTGTGA
- a CDS encoding OsmC family protein has protein sequence MTTAPATAAAREFVRAAAVVATSTGEDYRVDIHSGRHRLTADEPESNGGADTATTPIGLLLSALGSCTAITLRMYAQRKQWPLETVRVHLGYEKGPDKTARITRRIDLVGELDEAQRARLLDIAERTPVTRAVSGGTPIVEESARHE, from the coding sequence GTGACCACCGCCCCGGCCACGGCCGCCGCCCGGGAGTTCGTCCGGGCGGCGGCCGTGGTCGCCACCAGCACGGGCGAGGACTACCGCGTCGACATCCACTCCGGCCGGCACCGTCTGACCGCCGACGAGCCAGAGTCGAACGGCGGAGCCGACACCGCCACCACGCCGATCGGCCTGCTGCTCTCCGCGCTCGGCTCCTGCACCGCCATCACCCTGCGGATGTACGCGCAACGCAAGCAGTGGCCGCTGGAGACCGTCCGAGTGCACCTCGGCTACGAGAAGGGCCCCGACAAGACGGCCCGCATCACCCGGCGCATCGACCTGGTCGGCGAGCTGGACGAGGCACAGCGCGCCCGGCTGCTGGACATCGCCGAGCGCACACCGGTCACCCGGGCGGTGTCCGGCGGCACACCGATCGTGGAGGAGTCCGCACGCCATGAATGA
- a CDS encoding pirin family protein, protein MNEPDQTAATVRGGRQDVPSGPVRELLAPRETALGGSTVVRRLLPGLGRRMVGAWCFVDHYGPDDIADEPGMQVPPHPHIGLQTVSWLHQGEVLHRDSLGSLQTVQPRELGLMTSGRGISHSEESPRPHARFLLGAQLWVALPEAHRHTAPAFEHHARLPEITAAGLHGTVILGSIDGATSPGSTHTPLVGVDLSLREGGSARLPLDPDFEYAVLTMSGLTEVDGVRLEPGSMLYLGSGRRELPLRALADGSLLLLGGEPFEEKLVMWWNFIGRSGEEINQAREDWMTGTRFGTVHGYDGIPVPAPQLPTTPLKARGRIR, encoded by the coding sequence ATGAATGAGCCCGACCAGACCGCCGCCACCGTGCGCGGCGGGCGCCAGGACGTCCCGTCCGGCCCCGTCAGGGAACTGCTCGCGCCGCGTGAGACCGCGCTCGGCGGCAGCACCGTCGTGCGCCGCCTGCTGCCGGGCCTCGGCCGCCGGATGGTCGGCGCCTGGTGCTTCGTCGACCACTACGGCCCCGACGACATCGCCGACGAGCCCGGCATGCAGGTCCCACCCCACCCCCACATCGGCCTGCAGACCGTCAGCTGGCTGCACCAGGGCGAGGTTCTGCACCGCGACAGCCTGGGCAGCCTGCAGACCGTCCAGCCGCGCGAACTCGGCCTGATGACCTCCGGGCGCGGCATCTCCCACTCCGAGGAATCGCCGCGCCCGCACGCGCGCTTCCTGCTCGGCGCCCAGCTCTGGGTGGCCCTGCCCGAGGCCCACCGCCACACCGCCCCCGCCTTCGAACACCACGCCCGGCTCCCCGAGATCACCGCCGCCGGCCTGCACGGCACCGTCATCCTCGGCTCCATCGACGGCGCCACCTCGCCCGGGAGCACCCACACCCCCCTGGTCGGCGTCGACCTCAGCCTGCGCGAGGGCGGCTCGGCCCGGCTCCCCCTCGACCCCGACTTCGAGTACGCCGTGCTGACCATGTCAGGCCTGACCGAGGTGGACGGCGTCCGGCTGGAACCCGGCTCGATGCTCTACCTGGGCAGTGGGCGACGGGAGTTGCCCCTGCGCGCACTGGCCGACGGCTCACTGCTGCTGCTCGGCGGCGAGCCCTTCGAGGAGAAGCTCGTCATGTGGTGGAACTTCATCGGACGATCCGGGGAGGAGATCAACCAAGCCCGCGAGGACTGGATGACCGGCACCCGCTTCGGCACCGTGCACGGCTACGACGGCATACCCGTCCCCGCCCCGCAGTTGCCCACGACGCCGCTCAAGGCGCGCGGCCGGATCCGCTGA